AACCACGATGGCTACGATCCTTACCGGCCTGTTATTGTCATCATACTCAATAGTAACCTGCGATTTAGAATCGGGACGGAGATAGGTCATTTCCTTTTCTTCCCGTCTGATAGCGGCAAGTTCCTGCAGGATGCGATGGCTGAGGTCCAGCGCCAGTGGCATATAATCGTCAGTTTCGCTGGTTGCATATCCAAACATCATCCCCTGGTCTCCTGCGCCTTGTTCATCATCAGAGCCGCGTTCCACGCCCTGATAAATGTCAGGAGACTGCTCGTGAATAGCTGAAATCACTCCGCATGAGCCGGAATCAAACATGTATTCAGCTTTGTTGTAGCCGATTTTTTTGATCACTTCGCGCGCTACGGTCTGAACGTCAACGTAGGCAGTAGTTCTCACTTCTCCGCTTAATACGGCCAGTCCGGTTGTAACCAGCGTTTCGCAGGCCACCTTTGATTCGGGATCCTGAGCCAGGAAATTATCGAGAAGTGCATCTGAAATCTGATCGGCTACTTTGTCAGGATGTCCTTCAGAAACCGATTCAGAGGTAAAAAGATATGGCATGTATGTTTTAAATTTTAAAGAATGACCCGGCCCTATTCCCGTAATTGGAATTGAAACCGGTTTGAAAATGAGCCGCGAATTTAGATTGATTTTTAAAAGATGAAGTTATCTGAAAATAATGGCGTTGCTGCCTTCATTAAAAATTTGGCGAAAGGATATACTTGGAATAGAAATCTGTGATCACTTTAACGGCTTCATCTGCGGTATCCACCACTTGTACCAATTCCAGATCTTGCGGACTCACGTTCATGGATTTGGTGTGCATTACATCACGGACCCAATCGAACAGGCCATTCCAGAATTCGCTTCCCACCACTACGATCGGGAAACGGCCGATCTTCTGCGTTTGGATAAGTGTAAGGGCCTCGAAAAGCTCATCCATCGTTCCGAAACCGCCCGGCAGCACAATGAAGCCCTGGGCATATTTCACGAACATCACTTTTCTCACAAAGAAATAATCGAAGTTTATGAGCTTATCCGGATCAATGTACTCGTTGGCCGACTGCTCAAAAGGGAGGTCAATGTTGAGCCCTACTGACTTGCCTTCGCTCATCATCGCACCTTTGTTAGCGGCCTCCATGATGCCGGGGCCGCCACCGGTGATAATTCCATATCCCTCTTCCGTCAGCCGCTTGGCGATCTCTACCGTAAGTTCATAATATTTACTTCCCGCCTTAGTGCGCGCTGAACCGAATATTGAAACGCATGGACCGGTTTTATTCAGTTTCTCAAATGCGGTTACAAACTCGCTCATTATTTTAAAGATCTGCCAGGAAGATTCGGCCTTTACATCACTCCAGTGCTTGTCTTCAAATGCCTTCCGTATTTTGTCGTCACTCATCATCTTATATCCTACCGGAAAATATTTTTATACTAAAAAATAAAACTCTGCCGCAGACGTGCCGGGCAGAGTTAGGTGCTGTCAAAGGTAAATTATTTTCCCGTACTCAGGCGCTTAGGAGACTGTAAAAGCATATTCAGGAACCGGTAAAAACACAACGTGGCTCAATGCGTTAGTTTGCCTGAAATTTGCCACTGCCGGGCGCTTTCCAAAAACATCCGGCAAAACCCTTTGCAGATCCTTATCCATGAAATATACTTCCCTTTCCCTGTTCCTGGCA
Above is a window of Bacteroidia bacterium DNA encoding:
- a CDS encoding TIGR00730 family Rossman fold protein, with protein sequence MMSDDKIRKAFEDKHWSDVKAESSWQIFKIMSEFVTAFEKLNKTGPCVSIFGSARTKAGSKYYELTVEIAKRLTEEGYGIITGGGPGIMEAANKGAMMSEGKSVGLNIDLPFEQSANEYIDPDKLINFDYFFVRKVMFVKYAQGFIVLPGGFGTMDELFEALTLIQTQKIGRFPIVVVGSEFWNGLFDWVRDVMHTKSMNVSPQDLELVQVVDTADEAVKVITDFYSKYILSPNF